In the genome of Dermacentor silvarum isolate Dsil-2018 chromosome 1, BIME_Dsil_1.4, whole genome shotgun sequence, one region contains:
- the LOC119455992 gene encoding uncharacterized protein LOC119455992, which produces MSRPVGLYVSEKASRETKKSLALLECASEHPLEDERPQEQPPKPVAGVSRDVPSETDAAICDAVDCGEYRRADFHASSLGTHAEAASCAVVQSSPLFTKTVVEEETDSVDTEGNFREKLRMWAVRHNIKRRAVSDLLKLLRSHPTLAELPEDGRTLLRTPRQAQELCGSTPLEPGEYCHFGLKAGLLRILRHVEHPPSMIPLSFNIDGLPLSKSSRMQLWPIQCIAHACGDGTPFLVGAFAGPSKPASSREFLRPFVVELQELISEGVVVDGSVAQVSMAYAIVEFLTLDEVEVVPSTWIKGNRCVWPPEHIKGDKVVTMVKKAAMPDASWKRFEVSVKGLFETYDMARRKLNRSERDSDLNTDSDVPRKRSRKPPQPWSDSDDSQASQTAKTQQKGAVPVPSDFPLGDIQESASVGEKDTSCVG; this is translated from the exons ATGTCGCGTCCTGTAGGACTGTACGTCTCTGAAAAGGCGTCTCGAGAGACGAAGAAATCTTTGGCGCTTCTTGAGTGCGCAAGCGAGCACCCGCTGGAGGATGAACGTCCACAAGAGCAACCGCCAAAGCCTGTAGCCGGAGTTTCCCGCGATGTTCCGAGTGAAACTGACGCTGCCATTTGCGATGCAGTGGACTGTGGCGAGTATCGGCGTGCCGATTTCCATGCAAGCTCACTGGGAACACATGCTGAAGCTGCTTCCTGTGCAGTTGTTCAAAGCAGCCCTCTTTTCACAAAGACTGTTGTCGAGGAGGAGACAGACAGTGTTGACACGGAAGGCAACTTTCGAGAAAAATTGCGAATGTGGGCGGTTCGCCACAATATCAAAAGAAGGGCAGTTTCGGATTTACTGAAGTTGTTACGAAGCCATCCCACTTTAGCAGAACTACCCGAAGATGGACGTACACTTCTCCGTACGCCGCGCCAAGCGCAAGAGCTGTGCGGGTCAACACCGTTAGAGCCCGGTGAATATTGCCATTTCGGGCTTAAAGCTGGGCTGCTGCGTATACTGCGTCATGTCGAACACCCACCTTCTATGATCCCCCTCTCGTTCAATATAGACGGTCTTCCGTTATCTAAAAGTTCAAGAATGCAGTTGTGGCCTATTCAGTGCATTGCCCATGCCTGTGGCGATGGAACACCATTTCTTGTTGGCGCCTTTGCTGGGCCATCAAAGCCAGCATCCTCGAGGGAGTTCCTTAGGCCATTCGTTGTAGAGTTACAAGAATTGATTTCAGAGGGTGTTGTTGTAGATGGCAGTGTTGCTCAAGTAAGT ATGGCATATGCTATTGTTGAGTTTTTGACCCTTGATGAGGTTGAAGTGGTACCGTCAACATGGATAAAAGGGAATCGGTGTGTCTGGCCACCAGAGCACATTAAAGGAGACAAGGTTGTCACAATGGTAAAAAAAGCAGCAATGCCGGATGCTTCTTGGAAACGCTTTGAGGTGTCTGTAAAAGGGCTGTTTG AAACCTACGACATGGCAAGGAGAAAACTCAACCGAAGTGAACGGGACTCAGACTTGAACACAGACTCTGATGTTCCAAGGAAGAGATCAAGAAAACCACCTCAGCCATGGTCAGACTCTGATGACTCCCAGGCATCGCAAACAGCTAAAACACAACAAAAAGGAGCAGTTCCTGTTCCTAGCGATTTCCCACTAG GTGATATACAAGAATCGGCATCAGTTGGTGAGAAGGACACCTCTTGTGTGGGTTAG